The Salinibacterium sp. M195 genome includes a window with the following:
- a CDS encoding MFS transporter, giving the protein MSFLRGKSGAITVGLIGYLFFVELVSGIIQGYYIPLIPDLVEHLGIRDADFNWFEAAQLLLSAIVVPILAKLGDMHGHKRILLISTVLTAGATWWLAFTGDFTSFLIAWALQGFYVVWLPLEVALIFDRGRVTGMGASQTRRAAGFLVVALEAGAIMGALGGGRIFKAFGENVQQTLMIPAIAVTIVFFVILFGVPESKPLPGRTLDFWGFVILTIGLLLITSGLTFLRINGPDAWWVYLVMLAGVATFIPWGRYELRQKDPAIDLRMLRDPSMWPIQLTAGLVGISLLGAQAPLATFAGTDPINGYGLGMESDEISYIIGAYLVSMIVGALLFPILSKWKSPRVALIVATFFVATGYLMFLPFHATVLSVFLNMSIAGLGSGALVGALPAAAAAAAPRGQTGIATALTNTTKTIGGSFASAIFAIVLLAGAASAVTETASSLFGYLTVFTICGVGALVAAALLFLVPKLAFADVVDEIDELVPTVGADGAATESAKPAAAPGKSND; this is encoded by the coding sequence ATGTCATTCCTGCGCGGAAAGTCCGGGGCCATCACGGTCGGTCTCATCGGCTACCTCTTCTTTGTTGAGCTCGTGAGCGGAATCATTCAGGGGTACTACATCCCCCTGATCCCCGACCTGGTCGAGCACTTGGGCATCCGCGATGCAGATTTCAACTGGTTTGAGGCCGCCCAGCTCTTGCTGAGCGCCATCGTCGTGCCGATTCTGGCGAAGCTCGGCGACATGCACGGCCACAAGCGCATTCTGCTGATCTCGACAGTTCTGACGGCCGGCGCCACCTGGTGGTTGGCCTTTACCGGGGACTTCACTAGCTTTCTGATCGCGTGGGCGCTGCAGGGGTTCTACGTCGTGTGGCTTCCCCTCGAAGTTGCGCTGATTTTTGACCGCGGTCGCGTCACCGGCATGGGCGCATCTCAAACTCGTCGGGCCGCAGGATTTCTTGTAGTAGCTCTCGAGGCTGGGGCCATCATGGGCGCCCTCGGTGGCGGCCGCATCTTCAAAGCTTTCGGCGAGAACGTGCAGCAGACCCTCATGATCCCCGCCATCGCCGTCACGATCGTCTTCTTTGTCATCCTGTTCGGCGTTCCCGAATCGAAACCGCTGCCCGGCCGCACCCTCGACTTCTGGGGCTTCGTGATTCTCACCATCGGTCTGCTGCTCATTACCTCGGGCCTTACGTTCCTGCGCATCAATGGGCCAGACGCGTGGTGGGTGTACCTCGTCATGCTTGCCGGTGTTGCGACCTTTATCCCCTGGGGCCGTTACGAGCTACGTCAGAAAGACCCCGCCATTGATCTTCGGATGCTGCGCGACCCCAGCATGTGGCCCATCCAACTCACGGCGGGGCTTGTCGGCATCAGCTTGCTCGGAGCACAGGCACCGCTCGCGACCTTCGCCGGCACCGATCCGATCAACGGCTACGGCCTCGGCATGGAATCGGACGAGATTTCGTACATCATCGGCGCCTATCTTGTTTCGATGATCGTGGGCGCGCTCCTCTTCCCGATTCTGTCGAAGTGGAAGAGTCCGCGCGTTGCGCTCATCGTGGCCACCTTCTTCGTCGCCACGGGCTACCTGATGTTCTTGCCGTTCCACGCCACCGTGCTGAGCGTGTTCCTCAACATGAGCATCGCGGGCCTTGGCTCAGGTGCGCTCGTGGGCGCGCTGCCTGCTGCCGCCGCCGCGGCTGCCCCGCGCGGCCAGACCGGCATCGCGACCGCTCTGACGAATACCACCAAGACCATTGGTGGCTCATTCGCCTCGGCGATCTTCGCCATCGTGCTTCTGGCCGGGGCGGCATCCGCCGTCACCGAAACCGCGTCAAGCCTGTTCGGCTACCTGACCGTCTTCACGATCTGTGGTGTTGGCGCGCTTGTCGCCGCCGCGCTGTTGTTCTTGGTGCCCAAGTTAGCCTTTGCCGACGTGGTGGATGAGATCGACGAGCTCGTGCCAACAGTAGGAGCAGACGGCGCTGCGACCGAGAGCGCCAAACCTGCGGCGGCCCCCGGAAAGAGCAACGACTAA
- a CDS encoding acyltransferase family protein — MTGASLTAAAPARSPKVRLPHWDNARFLAVTLVVIGHGIQRMTYDSNNALALYLFIYAFHMPAFAIISGYFSKPGPLSGIQMRRVLTDILLPYFIMEAIWALVKFFAEGETDLNPSKPSWTLWFLLALGIFKLILPYLSQLRWPLLWAVIGSVGVGYFDNVDSTFSLSRAIGILPFFVLGWKLNEWGLMERWKVAERSVWLFRGLAVTIFAGWLAIILGNIELWRTIDLRFWFFYDDSYSGLGEDQWWAGGVRLGLIVLAVILSAAFFTLVPRRHTWVTDAGKATMYVYLLHSFALYPLRESGILLDERSSAMWLLSMVLGSIALSLVLASPLIKRLFHYIIEPKPQWFFAPQPDDEVKRTPPR, encoded by the coding sequence ATGACCGGAGCTTCTCTCACCGCAGCGGCGCCCGCCCGCTCCCCCAAAGTACGCCTGCCGCACTGGGACAACGCGCGCTTTCTTGCCGTCACTCTCGTAGTAATCGGTCACGGCATCCAACGGATGACCTACGACTCCAACAACGCCCTAGCGCTGTACCTCTTTATCTACGCGTTTCACATGCCAGCATTCGCCATCATCAGCGGGTACTTTTCTAAACCCGGGCCGCTGTCGGGCATCCAGATGCGCCGCGTTCTGACCGACATCCTGCTGCCGTACTTCATCATGGAAGCCATTTGGGCTCTCGTGAAGTTCTTCGCGGAAGGCGAAACGGACCTCAACCCGTCGAAACCCAGCTGGACGCTCTGGTTTCTGCTCGCGCTCGGGATATTCAAGCTCATCCTCCCCTATCTTTCCCAATTGAGATGGCCACTTTTGTGGGCCGTCATTGGCTCTGTCGGCGTCGGCTATTTTGACAACGTGGACAGCACATTCTCGCTCTCGCGCGCAATCGGCATCCTTCCTTTCTTCGTTCTCGGCTGGAAGCTGAACGAGTGGGGACTCATGGAGCGCTGGAAGGTAGCCGAACGTTCTGTCTGGCTATTTCGCGGACTCGCCGTCACAATCTTTGCGGGCTGGCTCGCCATAATTCTCGGCAATATCGAACTCTGGCGCACCATCGATCTGCGATTCTGGTTCTTCTACGACGACTCGTACAGCGGTCTTGGCGAAGACCAATGGTGGGCTGGCGGAGTGCGGCTCGGCCTCATCGTGCTTGCGGTGATTCTCAGCGCGGCCTTCTTCACTCTTGTGCCACGACGCCATACCTGGGTCACCGATGCCGGCAAAGCCACGATGTACGTCTACCTCCTGCACAGCTTTGCTTTGTATCCGCTGCGCGAAAGCGGCATATTGCTCGACGAACGTTCGTCAGCGATGTGGCTTCTCAGCATGGTGCTCGGATCAATAGCGCTCTCGCTGGTGCTGGCCAGCCCCCTGATCAAGCGGCTTTTCCACTACATCATTGAGCCGAAGCCTCAGTGGTTCTTTGCGCCACAACCCGACGACGAGGTTAAACGCACGCCACCGCGTTGA
- a CDS encoding uracil-DNA glycosylase: MDLSSVDPGWSRALHPLGAQLDAVQAFLDAETAAGRDWLPEPDAVLRAFTTPFDDVRVLIVGQDPYPTPGHAVGLAFSADRAVRPLPRSLANIYKELHDDLGIPPAVHPDLRAWQRQGVLLLNRVLTVRAGEAGSHRRHGWEEVTAHAIRALADRPQPLVAVLWGKDAASVAPLLGDTPIIMSAHPSPLSARRGFFGSRPFSGVNAHLAEQGSGKIDWRLDP, translated from the coding sequence ATGGACTTGAGCAGTGTCGACCCTGGGTGGTCTCGCGCACTACACCCGTTAGGGGCACAATTAGATGCTGTTCAGGCATTTCTTGATGCTGAGACCGCCGCCGGCCGCGACTGGCTCCCCGAGCCGGATGCCGTACTGCGGGCGTTCACAACACCGTTCGATGACGTGCGAGTGCTCATCGTCGGCCAAGACCCGTATCCGACGCCCGGGCACGCCGTGGGGCTTGCTTTCTCGGCCGATCGGGCGGTGCGACCGCTACCGCGAAGCCTCGCCAACATTTACAAGGAACTGCACGACGACCTCGGCATCCCGCCCGCCGTGCACCCTGACCTGAGGGCGTGGCAACGCCAAGGGGTGCTGCTCCTCAACAGGGTGCTGACGGTGCGGGCCGGGGAGGCTGGCTCCCACCGCCGACACGGCTGGGAAGAGGTCACGGCTCACGCGATCCGGGCGCTCGCGGACCGGCCGCAACCACTCGTTGCGGTGCTGTGGGGCAAGGATGCGGCATCCGTCGCGCCACTTCTTGGCGATACCCCGATCATCATGAGTGCGCACCCCAGCCCGCTCTCAGCTCGTCGGGGATTCTTTGGCTCCCGACCGTTCAGCGGCGTCAATGCGCACCTTGCTGAACAGGGCTCTGGGAAAATTGACTGGCGGCTCGACCCATAA
- a CDS encoding GntR family transcriptional regulator has translation MDDSRPIFAQVAENIENDIISGALPEEGQAPSINEFAAFYRINPATALKGVNVLVDAGILYKKRGIGMFVATGAQEQLKGARRENFSSEYVRPLLAEAEKLGINSTQLTQMIAKEANNS, from the coding sequence ATGGATGACTCTCGCCCCATTTTCGCGCAGGTCGCCGAGAACATTGAGAACGACATCATCTCCGGCGCACTGCCCGAAGAAGGCCAGGCCCCCTCGATCAACGAGTTCGCAGCCTTCTATCGCATCAACCCCGCGACCGCCCTCAAGGGCGTGAACGTTCTCGTCGATGCCGGAATTCTCTACAAGAAACGAGGAATCGGAATGTTCGTCGCCACCGGCGCTCAAGAACAACTCAAAGGTGCCCGCCGCGAGAACTTCAGCAGCGAGTACGTTCGCCCCCTCTTGGCCGAAGCAGAAAAGCTCGGCATCAACTCCACGCAACTTACCCAGATGATCGCCAAGGAGGCGAACAACTCATGA
- a CDS encoding GNAT family N-acetyltransferase, with the protein MAHHFRDAIAADDMALAEIYGHYVSTTVVTFDIVEVTPEIMTAKRAAVEESGLPFIVAVDDNERVLGYAAMFPWRPKAAYRHTAEGSIYLSPAATGHGVGGALLTELIERGRQVGIREIIAVISDEDTEASVHLHSKLGFESIGHLRRVGFKFDRWIGTFLMQKSIDA; encoded by the coding sequence ATGGCACACCACTTCAGAGACGCCATCGCCGCCGATGACATGGCGCTCGCCGAAATTTATGGCCACTATGTGAGCACAACGGTTGTCACGTTCGACATTGTCGAGGTCACTCCCGAGATCATGACGGCCAAGCGCGCCGCCGTTGAGGAGTCGGGGTTGCCGTTCATCGTCGCAGTCGACGACAACGAGCGTGTGCTCGGGTATGCCGCGATGTTCCCGTGGCGCCCCAAAGCTGCCTACCGGCACACGGCCGAGGGCTCGATCTATCTCTCGCCGGCTGCTACCGGGCACGGCGTTGGCGGTGCGCTGCTCACCGAACTTATTGAGCGCGGCAGGCAGGTGGGCATCCGCGAAATTATTGCCGTCATTTCGGATGAGGACACCGAAGCATCTGTGCACCTGCACTCAAAATTGGGTTTCGAATCCATCGGGCACCTCAGACGCGTCGGTTTCAAGTTTGATCGCTGGATCGGCACCTTCCTCATGCAGAAGTCGATCGACGCGTAG
- a CDS encoding SDR family oxidoreductase codes for MAIKRVVVTGASSGIGEATARRFATNGWRVVAVARREERLAALAADTGVDTFVADVTKQDDVEALAAYLRELGPIHALVNNAGGALGVASVEDSDADDWIRMFDVNVVGTKRVTSALLPLLREAIVEGDTASILMITSIAASVPYEGGSGYNAAKFAQHALTAVLRLELAGEPIRVIEVAPGMVKTEEFALVRFGGDAAKADTVYDNVPDPLVADDIAEAIVHALELPPFVNLDLVTIKPVAQAAPFKMIRGELKVR; via the coding sequence ATGGCAATCAAGCGAGTAGTAGTTACCGGAGCAAGCTCAGGCATTGGCGAGGCGACCGCACGGAGGTTCGCTACTAACGGCTGGCGCGTTGTCGCTGTTGCGCGTCGCGAGGAACGACTCGCGGCGCTCGCGGCAGACACCGGGGTTGACACGTTCGTTGCCGACGTGACGAAACAGGATGACGTCGAGGCGCTCGCCGCCTACCTGCGTGAGCTTGGCCCCATCCATGCCCTCGTCAACAATGCGGGTGGCGCGCTTGGTGTCGCTAGCGTGGAAGACAGCGACGCCGATGACTGGATCCGGATGTTCGACGTCAACGTCGTGGGAACCAAGCGCGTTACCAGTGCGCTCTTGCCCCTGTTGCGCGAAGCTATCGTAGAGGGCGACACGGCGAGCATCCTCATGATTACGTCAATCGCGGCCTCGGTGCCCTATGAGGGTGGCAGCGGGTATAACGCCGCTAAGTTCGCTCAGCACGCGCTCACCGCTGTGTTGCGGCTGGAGCTCGCGGGGGAGCCGATCCGAGTGATCGAGGTTGCTCCCGGCATGGTGAAGACAGAAGAGTTCGCGCTCGTTCGTTTCGGTGGCGATGCGGCCAAGGCCGACACCGTCTATGACAATGTGCCCGACCCGCTGGTTGCCGACGACATTGCCGAGGCGATCGTGCATGCTCTCGAGCTGCCGCCGTTCGTCAACCTTGACCTCGTCACGATTAAGCCGGTTGCTCAGGCTGCACCGTTCAAAATGATCCGCGGCGAGCTGAAGGTTCGTTAG
- a CDS encoding ABC transporter ATP-binding protein: MTSTIEVTNLSKHFGKVKAVNDVSFTVAENKIYGLLGRNGAGKTTLMQLLTGQEFASSGTISLFGQAPVENAKVLQNTCFIKESQRYPEDFRPKDVFKTAPWFFANWDQEFADRLIADFRLPLNRRIKKLSRGQLSSIGVIVGLASRAPLTFFDEPYLGLDAVARQIFYDRLLEDYANHPRTVILSTHLIDEVSNLLEHVLVIDDGMMLVNEDAETLRNRATNVVGMKTAVDTFIGSREVLHRDGIGGLSSVTVAGLSESERRDAHAAGLELSPVSLQQLIIQLTRTETKEFEASA; encoded by the coding sequence ATGACCTCCACCATCGAGGTAACCAACCTCAGCAAGCACTTCGGCAAAGTGAAAGCCGTCAACGACGTAAGCTTCACGGTCGCCGAGAACAAGATCTACGGCCTCCTCGGTCGCAATGGCGCTGGCAAGACCACCCTCATGCAGCTACTCACCGGTCAAGAGTTCGCGTCAAGCGGCACGATCTCGCTGTTCGGGCAGGCTCCCGTCGAGAATGCCAAGGTTCTGCAGAACACCTGCTTCATCAAAGAGAGCCAGCGCTACCCCGAAGACTTCCGCCCCAAGGATGTCTTCAAGACGGCGCCCTGGTTCTTCGCCAACTGGGATCAAGAATTTGCCGATCGCCTCATCGCAGACTTCCGGCTCCCGCTCAACCGTCGCATCAAGAAGCTCTCTCGCGGCCAGCTCTCCTCCATCGGCGTCATCGTCGGCCTCGCCTCGCGCGCTCCGCTCACCTTCTTCGATGAGCCCTACCTCGGGTTGGATGCCGTGGCTCGCCAAATCTTCTACGACCGCCTTCTTGAGGACTACGCCAACCACCCGCGCACCGTGATTCTCTCCACCCACCTCATTGACGAGGTCAGCAACCTGCTCGAACACGTTCTCGTGATCGATGACGGAATGATGCTGGTCAATGAGGATGCCGAAACTCTCCGCAACCGCGCCACCAACGTCGTCGGCATGAAAACCGCCGTCGACACGTTCATCGGTAGCCGCGAAGTGCTGCATCGTGATGGCATCGGCGGGCTTAGCTCCGTGACCGTCGCTGGACTCAGCGAGAGCGAGCGCCGCGATGCCCACGCCGCCGGGCTGGAATTGTCACCGGTGTCGTTGCAGCAGCTCATCATCCAACTCACCCGCACCGAAACCAAGGAATTCGAGGCCAGCGCATGA
- a CDS encoding amidase, with amino-acid sequence MSELHRLTALEQLHLLRSGEVKPSELVECYLDRIERLNPELGAFTVVTPDAARQRAGELEASGSRAATLWGLPSGEKDLWARAGVRTAYGTRAFADFVPEVSDEIADVLDVAGAISLGKTATPEFGLPAYTEPLSDAPAVNPWDTSLGSGGSSGGAAVAVSAGLLPFAPGSDGGGSIRIPAAATGLVGLKPSRGRVPSGSGFGSLGQLPVTGPLARTVADAALLLDGIAGPSPFSVGPPTWDGGAFLNAAIRGEGAFNIGVMTTSPWDDTYEISVSSEAQDALALARTTLDQLGHGSEDFALDPSPEYAEAFTVLWQAGAAGIPLDGEQLELVEPLTKWLIESGRRMSARDVGVAIATLSRFERSVIRQFSTYDAVLTPAMAMTPRPLGWFHAEDAFENFAKQVQYTPWTSFVNVSGLPAISLPVHETAEGLPMGVQLIGSPGREDVLLAIGAQLERRFQWGSRHPAAFGA; translated from the coding sequence GTGTCAGAACTTCATCGCCTCACCGCCCTTGAGCAGCTACACCTCTTGCGATCGGGCGAGGTGAAGCCCAGCGAACTCGTGGAGTGCTACCTCGACCGCATCGAACGGCTGAACCCTGAGCTGGGCGCCTTTACGGTCGTGACTCCGGATGCTGCGCGCCAACGTGCTGGCGAGCTGGAGGCCTCTGGCTCCCGCGCCGCCACGCTCTGGGGGCTGCCCTCGGGCGAAAAGGACTTGTGGGCCCGCGCCGGAGTGCGCACCGCCTATGGAACGCGCGCCTTTGCCGACTTCGTGCCCGAGGTGTCGGATGAGATTGCCGATGTTCTTGATGTTGCCGGCGCGATCAGTCTCGGCAAGACCGCGACCCCCGAATTCGGCCTTCCCGCCTACACTGAGCCGCTCTCGGATGCTCCGGCCGTGAACCCCTGGGACACCTCGCTGGGCTCCGGCGGCAGCAGCGGGGGAGCGGCCGTCGCCGTTTCGGCGGGGCTCTTGCCTTTCGCGCCGGGCTCGGACGGCGGTGGCTCGATTCGCATCCCCGCCGCCGCGACCGGTCTCGTCGGCCTCAAGCCTTCGCGTGGTCGAGTGCCCTCCGGCAGCGGTTTCGGCAGCCTCGGCCAGCTTCCGGTGACCGGGCCGCTGGCTCGCACGGTGGCGGATGCTGCCTTGCTCCTCGATGGCATCGCTGGCCCCTCGCCGTTCTCGGTCGGCCCACCGACGTGGGATGGCGGCGCCTTCCTCAACGCCGCGATCCGCGGTGAGGGCGCCTTCAACATCGGCGTTATGACAACCTCGCCGTGGGATGACACCTACGAGATCAGCGTCTCGTCCGAAGCTCAGGATGCCCTCGCCCTCGCCCGCACTACGCTCGACCAGCTCGGCCACGGCAGCGAAGACTTCGCGCTGGACCCCTCACCCGAATACGCCGAAGCATTCACGGTGCTGTGGCAAGCAGGAGCTGCCGGGATCCCGCTCGACGGCGAACAGCTCGAGCTCGTGGAACCCCTCACGAAATGGCTCATCGAAAGCGGACGTCGGATGAGCGCGCGCGACGTAGGCGTCGCCATCGCGACGCTGTCTCGGTTCGAGCGCAGCGTCATCCGCCAGTTCTCGACCTACGACGCCGTGCTGACACCGGCGATGGCCATGACCCCGCGCCCGCTCGGTTGGTTTCATGCCGAGGATGCCTTCGAGAACTTTGCGAAGCAAGTGCAGTACACACCGTGGACGAGCTTCGTCAACGTCTCCGGCCTGCCCGCGATCAGCCTTCCCGTGCACGAAACCGCGGAAGGGCTGCCGATGGGCGTGCAGCTCATTGGCAGCCCCGGTCGCGAGGATGTGTTGCTCGCGATCGGTGCGCAGCTCGAGCGGCGCTTCCAGTGGGGCTCGCGGCATCCGGCGGCGTTTGGGGCTTAG
- a CDS encoding NAD-dependent epimerase/dehydratase family protein, translated as MTTVLVTGASGFIAKHIVRELLEQNYSVKAAVRSEKRQAQVEALFLGADLSFVSLDLLTDEGWAEAMVGVDVLLHTASPFPVDEPQDPQELIRPAVEGTRRALSAAQAAGVHRVILTSSCAAIYKDSAKPRMDVSTPANWTDPKHPDTTAYEASKTLAERAAWEFVAEHPEMKLTTINPGAVFGPPMDEHYATSLAYVERFLGGVDPAYPKSNLPIVDVRDVARMHVAAIDSAVAIGKRYPANAGAMMIAEASAVLKNVYPERKITTRQLPDWLVNVVARFNPAVRALAGSIQRNLDVEGSAAPRDLGFTYISSTDAILASAEYLVANER; from the coding sequence ATGACCACCGTGCTCGTAACCGGCGCATCAGGCTTCATTGCAAAACACATCGTTCGCGAATTGCTGGAGCAAAACTATTCCGTCAAAGCGGCTGTTCGTTCAGAAAAGCGACAGGCTCAGGTAGAAGCATTATTCCTGGGTGCCGATCTGAGCTTTGTGTCTCTCGATCTGCTCACCGATGAGGGCTGGGCGGAGGCGATGGTCGGGGTGGATGTGCTTCTCCACACCGCGTCTCCCTTCCCCGTCGATGAGCCACAAGACCCCCAAGAGCTCATCCGGCCCGCCGTTGAAGGCACGCGCCGGGCATTAAGCGCCGCCCAAGCCGCGGGGGTGCATCGCGTCATCCTCACCTCCAGTTGTGCCGCAATCTACAAAGATTCAGCCAAGCCGCGAATGGATGTTTCGACGCCGGCGAACTGGACAGACCCGAAGCATCCCGACACGACCGCTTACGAAGCGTCCAAGACGTTGGCAGAACGGGCAGCGTGGGAATTTGTGGCCGAGCACCCCGAAATGAAGCTCACGACGATCAACCCAGGAGCGGTCTTTGGGCCACCGATGGATGAGCACTACGCAACTTCCTTGGCCTATGTTGAGCGCTTTCTTGGCGGTGTCGACCCGGCGTATCCTAAATCGAACCTGCCGATCGTGGACGTGCGCGACGTTGCCCGCATGCATGTTGCAGCGATCGACAGCGCGGTGGCGATCGGCAAACGCTACCCGGCGAATGCGGGCGCGATGATGATTGCCGAAGCCAGCGCCGTGCTCAAGAACGTCTATCCCGAGCGCAAGATCACGACCCGGCAGCTGCCCGACTGGCTGGTTAACGTTGTTGCTCGTTTCAACCCCGCGGTGCGGGCGCTCGCCGGCTCCATCCAGCGCAACCTCGATGTTGAAGGTTCCGCTGCCCCGCGTGACTTGGGCTTCACCTACATTTCCTCTACCGACGCCATTCTGGCTTCAGCCGAATACCTCGTCGCGAACGAACGCTAA
- a CDS encoding TetR/AcrR family transcriptional regulator, which yields MRHKPEAIIDAAILLFDRDGIGISTAKVAAAAGVSNGTLFNYFSSKQILLDAVYLQLTDELAAALGEFAHDAAPREQFFAAWRRWLEWAKGSPEHHRVKLLLKGAALVSPQAQQVADAHFGALYNLLAECSRANLFVDLPNEYLAETFIRQLELSVDSALTPEQGDRAFAVLWNGITLPASQATHARN from the coding sequence ATGAGGCACAAACCAGAGGCGATTATCGATGCCGCCATTCTGCTCTTCGATCGAGATGGTATCGGAATCTCCACGGCAAAGGTCGCTGCTGCCGCTGGCGTCTCCAACGGAACCCTCTTCAACTACTTCTCCTCGAAGCAGATATTGCTCGACGCGGTGTACCTCCAACTCACCGACGAACTCGCCGCTGCGCTGGGAGAGTTCGCCCACGACGCTGCGCCGCGTGAGCAGTTCTTTGCGGCATGGCGGCGGTGGCTGGAGTGGGCAAAGGGCTCCCCAGAACATCACCGAGTGAAACTGCTCCTCAAGGGAGCAGCCCTCGTGAGTCCTCAGGCGCAACAGGTCGCGGACGCCCATTTCGGGGCGCTGTACAACCTGCTCGCGGAGTGCTCGCGCGCGAACCTTTTTGTCGATCTCCCTAACGAGTACCTGGCGGAGACATTCATCCGTCAGCTCGAACTTTCCGTTGATAGCGCGCTCACCCCAGAGCAGGGCGATCGAGCTTTCGCCGTGCTCTGGAACGGCATTACCCTTCCAGCCTCGCAGGCCACCCACGCTAGAAACTAA
- a CDS encoding ABC transporter permease: MTTTPSALAHPASPLKRITNVAKLHFANPWTTLGLPWIILGVIFAGSLTIWWLIYSALSPEQRVGALQGTEFGGSSFFIFIYMMVVAIQAISITFPFALGYGVTRRDYYLGSALAFVVLAVIYTTGLAILAAIEKATNGWGMGGTMFAPIYFGGSVPERTFVQFVLFLFFLFFGSAIAAVWVRWKATGVTVFFIIVGALLVGLIALATFTDSWFAVGDTFVDLGVIGVASWSLVLTAISAIAGFFLLRRATPRNAA; encoded by the coding sequence ATGACAACCACACCATCGGCTCTCGCCCATCCGGCAAGCCCCCTGAAACGCATCACGAATGTGGCCAAGCTGCACTTCGCTAACCCCTGGACAACTCTCGGTCTGCCGTGGATCATTCTCGGCGTGATCTTCGCGGGCTCTCTCACGATCTGGTGGCTGATTTACTCGGCGCTCTCCCCCGAGCAACGGGTAGGCGCACTCCAAGGCACCGAGTTTGGCGGATCCAGCTTCTTCATTTTCATCTACATGATGGTGGTGGCGATTCAAGCGATCAGCATTACGTTCCCCTTCGCGCTCGGCTACGGGGTTACGCGCCGCGACTACTATCTGGGCAGCGCGCTCGCCTTTGTGGTTCTCGCCGTGATCTACACCACGGGCCTCGCCATTCTGGCCGCGATCGAAAAGGCGACGAATGGGTGGGGCATGGGCGGAACCATGTTCGCACCGATCTACTTCGGTGGATCCGTGCCCGAACGCACGTTCGTGCAGTTCGTGCTGTTCCTGTTCTTCCTCTTCTTCGGATCGGCAATCGCCGCCGTGTGGGTGCGATGGAAAGCAACAGGCGTCACCGTGTTCTTCATCATTGTCGGGGCACTCCTCGTCGGCTTGATCGCGTTGGCGACCTTCACCGATTCGTGGTTTGCGGTCGGCGACACGTTCGTTGATCTCGGCGTGATTGGCGTCGCCAGCTGGAGCCTCGTGCTCACCGCCATCAGCGCTATCGCCGGATTCTTCCTCCTGCGAAGGGCAACTCCGAGAAACGCGGCGTAG